Genomic window (Paenibacillus sp. 37):
AGATGACTTAACATATCCTCAAGCTTGGTTGGCTGTCGCTTCATAATCGCAGTACGTTTCTCTGACATAACAACCACCGCCGAGGCCCCAGCCTCTCCAAATCGATACGAATCCGTTCCTTCTTGATCCATCTCAAAATGGTCATGTCCATCATGCTTAATTGCTGCTACTTTAAGTCCCATAGAAGAAAAGTGCCCGATCAGCGCGGCTGTCAGGGTTGTCTTGCCCGTGTTTTTGTATCCAACAATCTGTATGATATGTGGTTTTGTATCACTCATTGTAGTCATCTACCACTCACCTCACATGA
Coding sequences:
- the mobB gene encoding molybdopterin-guanine dinucleotide biosynthesis protein B; the encoded protein is MTTMSDTKPHIIQIVGYKNTGKTTLTAALIGHFSSMGLKVAAIKHDGHDHFEMDQEGTDSYRFGEAGASAVVVMSEKRTAIMKRQPTKLEDMLSHLPGYDWIVVEGFKDASYPKFVMVREEKDLTLVDQLEGVVGVISWLPSEQFIERSTVSRDIKWYSVHETEDLAKALLAMVESECRQNGEVES